A single region of the Deltaproteobacteria bacterium genome encodes:
- a CDS encoding nuclear transport factor 2 family protein, translating into MDEMQRVLDEAAIQRVLVQYCRGVDRGDEELIAACYWEDSIDDHGGYKGSGPGFAPFVVKALNAHAINTQHLVANVTIELVGAKAFVESYVLARHKIRRDGRLVLETFGGRYTDRFEKRGGEWRIAYRQVIHDWSNIVPITAEYPNEAFENGKRSREDITYRR; encoded by the coding sequence ATGGACGAGATGCAGCGCGTGCTCGACGAAGCGGCGATTCAGCGCGTGCTCGTGCAGTACTGCCGCGGCGTCGACCGCGGCGACGAGGAGCTGATCGCGGCTTGCTACTGGGAAGACTCGATCGACGACCACGGCGGCTACAAGGGCAGCGGCCCCGGCTTCGCGCCGTTCGTGGTGAAGGCGCTGAACGCCCACGCGATCAACACGCAGCATCTCGTCGCGAACGTCACGATCGAGCTCGTGGGCGCGAAGGCGTTCGTCGAGAGCTACGTGCTCGCGCGTCACAAGATTCGCCGCGACGGGCGGCTCGTCCTCGAGACCTTTGGCGGGCGCTACACGGACCGCTTCGAGAAGCGCGGCGGCGAGTGGCGCATCGCGTACCGCCAGGTGATCCACGACTGGAGCAACATCGTGCCGATCACCGCCGAGTACCCGAACGAGGCGTTCGAGAACGGCAAGCGCAGCCGCGAGGACATCACCTACCGGCGCTGA
- a CDS encoding methyltransferase domain-containing protein gives MLRRLLVAVLALAAAVALAGGALWLFSPATLKRFAYEGIARDRWQQPERVVEALALAPGMRVADLGSGGGYFTWHFARAVGPSGRVYAADVDADLNASVAERAAHDGLAQVTTVLAAFDDAKLPERVDLVFTCNTYHHIEDRVAYFAQLREKYLASGGRLAVIDFLPEKFSHATDPAVIERELVQAGFRKTAQHDFLERQSFLVFAAE, from the coding sequence ATGCTTCGCCGCCTTCTCGTCGCCGTGCTCGCGCTCGCCGCCGCCGTCGCCCTCGCAGGCGGCGCGCTCTGGCTGTTCTCGCCCGCCACGCTGAAGCGCTTCGCATACGAGGGCATCGCCCGCGACCGCTGGCAGCAACCGGAGCGCGTCGTGGAAGCGCTCGCGCTCGCGCCGGGCATGCGCGTCGCCGATCTCGGCTCCGGAGGCGGCTACTTCACGTGGCACTTCGCTCGCGCCGTCGGCCCGAGCGGGCGCGTCTACGCCGCCGACGTCGACGCCGACCTGAACGCGAGCGTCGCTGAGCGAGCCGCGCACGACGGCCTCGCACAGGTGACGACCGTGCTCGCCGCCTTCGACGACGCGAAGCTGCCCGAACGCGTCGACCTCGTGTTCACGTGCAACACGTACCACCACATCGAGGATCGCGTCGCGTACTTCGCGCAGCTGCGCGAGAAGTACCTGGCGAGCGGCGGACGGCTCGCGGTGATCGACTTCCTGCCCGAGAAGTTCTCGCACGCGACCGACCCGGCCGTGATCGAGCGCGAGCTCGTGCAGGCGGGCTTCCGCAAAACCGCGCAGCACGACTTCCTCGAGCGGCAGTCGTTCCTCGTGTTCGCGGCGGAGTGA